In one Hymenobacter sp. DG25B genomic region, the following are encoded:
- a CDS encoding TonB-dependent receptor has product MRLLLPLVFCFSLLTSLAAQAQHPVRVVVRDSLTHLPLPGVSMAVAGTGLGTTSNEQGLATLANVPGEAVELTFVLLSYHTKTLTIQLPQPAGPPPTVVLGPGNLELAEVVVTSTRTNSRIEDLPTRVEVLGAEEMEEEGSIKPGNIASLLGDVAGMQVQPTSATTGNADLRIQGLQGKYTQLLRDGLPLFGGYAGSFGILQLPPLDLQQVEIIKGASSTLYGGGAIAGMINLISKEPRLGRPERQVLANVSTLQESNLNGFFAARSPRRGYTLFVGATRQQAVDVNGDGFSDVPRLRSLTLHPRLFFYPANGHGKLVVGYTGLYETRRGGDMQVLRGQPDDQHQFFINNTSWRHTVDGRYEHTADDGRQLTLKSSLSYFSRDARTSTTGLHAGQLSYYAEGSYLHRAGSHALVLGANITGESFRPHQPALLLLRAYDYVTPGLFMQDDWQLAPAFTLQTGLRVDYHNHYGLFVLPRMSGLLKLGRHFSSRVGGGLGYKAPSFFVNELDERDFARVLPFAPGVRAEQAAGAGWDVNYQAVVGEGEEALTLTVNQSFFLTRISHPLLLDSDARTGFLNFSNSPQPFLTRGFETYVRLKQDETELYLGYVFTDARKPNDTVNPYLSLIARHKVAAVGTVELSSHWRVGLEASYIGHQHLDDGRRTPGYFIAAALLRYATGPLALVLNAENLLDYRQTRREAVMLDDLRNPTFRQLWAPLEGRVINLSATVKF; this is encoded by the coding sequence ATGCGCTTATTACTTCCGTTAGTCTTCTGCTTTAGTCTGCTCACCAGCCTGGCAGCGCAGGCCCAGCACCCGGTCAGGGTAGTGGTGCGCGACAGCCTGACGCACCTTCCTCTGCCCGGCGTGAGCATGGCAGTAGCGGGCACCGGCCTGGGCACTACCTCCAATGAGCAGGGCCTGGCCACGCTGGCAAACGTGCCGGGCGAGGCCGTGGAACTTACCTTTGTTCTGCTTTCTTACCACACCAAAACCCTCACTATACAGCTACCCCAGCCGGCCGGGCCGCCTCCCACGGTGGTGCTGGGCCCGGGCAACCTGGAGCTGGCCGAGGTAGTAGTAACCAGCACGCGCACCAACTCCCGCATCGAGGACCTGCCCACGCGGGTGGAAGTGCTGGGCGCCGAGGAAATGGAGGAGGAAGGCAGTATTAAGCCCGGCAACATAGCCTCCCTGCTCGGCGACGTGGCCGGCATGCAGGTGCAGCCCACCTCAGCCACCACCGGCAATGCCGACCTGCGCATTCAGGGCCTGCAGGGCAAATACACCCAGCTGCTGCGCGACGGACTACCGCTGTTTGGGGGCTACGCGGGCAGCTTCGGCATTCTGCAGCTGCCCCCGCTTGATCTGCAGCAGGTTGAAATCATCAAAGGGGCCTCCTCTACGCTGTACGGGGGTGGGGCCATTGCCGGCATGATTAATCTGATTTCGAAGGAGCCCCGGCTGGGCCGCCCCGAGCGGCAGGTGCTGGCCAACGTTTCTACCCTGCAGGAAAGCAACCTGAACGGCTTTTTCGCCGCCCGCAGCCCGCGCCGGGGCTACACCCTGTTTGTGGGCGCCACCCGCCAGCAGGCGGTGGATGTAAACGGGGATGGGTTTTCCGACGTGCCCCGCCTGCGCAGCCTGACGCTGCACCCGCGCCTGTTCTTCTACCCCGCCAACGGGCACGGCAAGCTTGTGGTGGGCTACACCGGCCTCTACGAAACCCGCCGGGGCGGCGACATGCAGGTGCTGCGCGGGCAGCCCGATGACCAGCACCAGTTCTTCATCAACAATACCTCGTGGCGGCATACGGTGGACGGGCGCTATGAACACACCGCCGACGATGGGCGCCAGCTGACTCTGAAGAGCAGCCTGAGCTACTTTAGCCGCGACGCCCGCACCAGCACTACCGGCCTCCACGCGGGACAGCTATCCTACTACGCCGAGGGCAGCTACCTGCACCGCGCCGGCTCCCACGCCCTGGTGCTGGGTGCCAACATCACCGGCGAGAGTTTCCGGCCCCACCAGCCCGCGCTGCTGCTGTTGCGGGCCTACGACTACGTGACGCCCGGCCTGTTTATGCAGGACGACTGGCAACTGGCCCCGGCCTTCACCCTGCAAACCGGGCTGCGCGTGGACTACCACAACCACTATGGCCTCTTTGTGCTGCCCCGGATGAGCGGACTGCTGAAGCTGGGACGGCACTTCTCGTCGCGGGTAGGGGGCGGGCTGGGCTATAAGGCGCCCTCCTTTTTTGTGAATGAGCTGGATGAGCGGGACTTTGCCCGGGTGCTGCCCTTTGCGCCTGGGGTGCGGGCCGAGCAGGCGGCGGGGGCCGGCTGGGACGTGAACTACCAGGCCGTGGTGGGCGAAGGCGAGGAAGCCCTGACGCTGACCGTAAACCAGTCGTTTTTTCTGACGCGCATCAGTCACCCACTACTGCTCGACTCTGATGCCCGCACCGGCTTTCTAAACTTCAGCAACTCTCCCCAGCCCTTTCTGACCCGGGGCTTCGAGACCTACGTGCGCCTCAAGCAGGACGAGACGGAGCTTTACCTGGGCTACGTTTTTACCGATGCCCGCAAGCCCAATGACACCGTTAATCCCTATTTAAGCCTGATTGCGCGGCATAAAGTGGCCGCCGTGGGCACCGTGGAGCTCAGCTCCCACTGGCGCGTCGGCCTGGAAGCCTCCTACATCGGCCACCAGCACCTCGATGACGGCCGCCGTACGCCGGGCTACTTTATTGCAGCGGCGCTGCTGCGCTATGCTACCGGCCCGCTGGCCCTGGTACTTAATGCCGAGAATCTGCTTGACTACCGCCAGACCCGCCGCGAGGCTGTGATGCTCGATGACCTGCGCAACCCCACCTTCCGTCAGCTTTGGGCCCCACTGGAAGGCCGCGTTATCAATCTATCGGCAACGGTGAAGTTTTAA
- a CDS encoding acylphosphatase, with amino-acid sequence MTAHRTFHIYGRVQGVFFRQSARQQAQQLGLTGYARNNPDATVTIEAEGPPAALDQLEAWCHQGPAAARVDKVEVASGPAQNYSGFEVRR; translated from the coding sequence ATGACCGCACATCGCACTTTCCACATCTACGGCCGCGTGCAGGGCGTGTTTTTCCGCCAGAGCGCCCGGCAGCAGGCGCAGCAGCTGGGCCTTACCGGGTATGCCCGCAACAACCCCGACGCTACCGTGACTATAGAAGCGGAAGGCCCACCGGCTGCCTTGGATCAGCTGGAAGCCTGGTGCCACCAGGGCCCGGCCGCGGCCCGGGTAGATAAAGTAGAAGTGGCCAGTGGCCCCGCGCAGAACTACTCCGGCTTTGAAGTACGCCGCTAA
- a CDS encoding YqjF family protein yields the protein MSDLSVSASPPGLPLMRQRWSQLLFAHWPMPPELLRPYLPARLELDLFEGQAWLGVVPFTMSSIRPLGLPAIPGLNRLHELNVRTYARLNGVPGVWFLSLDATQPLGVWAARTLFHLPYLHASISLTETAGTLRAVARRTHRGAAPATFAATWTPGAPLATARPGSLAHFLTERYCLYTAGPDLMPGVGSGNLWRGRLLHEPWKLREATLTEWESTLVESHGLPTPTGAPLLYAADALDVWVQELRHI from the coding sequence TTGTCTGACCTTTCTGTTTCCGCTTCTCCGCCCGGGCTGCCCTTGATGCGGCAGCGCTGGAGCCAGCTGCTGTTTGCGCACTGGCCCATGCCGCCGGAGCTGCTGCGTCCCTACCTGCCGGCCCGCCTGGAGCTGGACCTGTTTGAGGGCCAGGCATGGCTGGGCGTGGTGCCCTTTACCATGAGCAGTATTCGCCCGCTGGGGTTGCCGGCCATACCGGGCCTTAACCGGCTGCACGAGCTGAACGTGCGCACCTATGCGCGCCTGAACGGCGTACCCGGGGTGTGGTTTTTGTCGCTCGATGCCACCCAGCCGCTGGGAGTGTGGGCGGCGCGCACGCTGTTTCATCTCCCCTACCTGCACGCCAGCATCAGCCTGACCGAAACTGCCGGCACTCTCCGGGCCGTGGCGCGGCGGACGCACCGCGGAGCAGCGCCCGCCACGTTTGCCGCCACCTGGACGCCCGGGGCTCCCTTAGCCACAGCCCGGCCCGGTTCGCTGGCGCACTTCCTAACCGAGCGGTACTGCCTCTACACCGCCGGACCCGATCTGATGCCCGGAGTAGGCAGCGGGAATCTCTGGCGGGGCCGCCTTTTGCATGAGCCCTGGAAACTGCGCGAAGCCACTCTCACGGAGTGGGAATCCACGCTGGTGGAAAGCCACGGCCTGCCTACGCCAACGGGGGCTCCGCTGCTGTACGCCGCTGATGCGCTGGACGTGTGGGTGCAGGAGTTGCGGCACATCTGA
- the typA gene encoding translational GTPase TypA, which translates to MQNIRNIAIIAHVDHGKTTLVDKIIHASKLFDEHQHFDDLILDNNDLERERGITIVSKNVSVRYKDVKINIIDTPGHADFGGEVERVLKMADGVLLLVDAFEGAMPQTRFVLGKAIDLGLKPIVVVNKVDKENCRPDEVHEQVFDLMFNLGANEDQLDFVTLYGSSKQGWMSTDWKVKTDSIIPLLDAVVASIPPAPTLDGTPQMQVTSLDYSSFVGRIAIGRVHRGTLKEGANMSLVKRDGTIKKVKIKELQVFEGLGRTKVSEVSSGEICAVTGIEGFDIGDTLADAENPEGLAVISIDEPTMNMLFTINNSPFFGKEGKFVTSRHLRDRLFKETEKNLALRVKETDKEDTFLVYGRGILHLSVLIETMRREGFELQVGQPQVLFREDDNGNRTEPIEHLVVDVPEETAGKVIELVTMRKGELTIMEPKGDLQHLEFNIPARGLIGLRNNVLTATAGEAIMNHRFASYEPYKGTIPGRISGSLIAMETGPGTAYTIDKMQDRGEFFVEPGEEVYAGQVIGEHTRPNDLTINIQKGKKLTNMRASGTDDNVKIVPKRQFSLEEAMEYIQKDEYLEVTPKSVRMRKILLDENERLRSAKKID; encoded by the coding sequence ATGCAGAACATCCGTAATATCGCCATCATCGCGCACGTTGACCACGGCAAGACCACGCTCGTGGACAAGATCATTCACGCCTCCAAGCTGTTCGACGAGCACCAGCACTTCGACGACCTGATCCTGGATAACAACGACCTGGAGCGTGAGCGAGGCATTACTATCGTTTCTAAGAACGTATCGGTACGTTATAAGGACGTTAAAATCAACATCATCGACACCCCGGGTCACGCCGACTTTGGTGGTGAAGTAGAGCGGGTACTTAAAATGGCCGACGGCGTACTGCTGCTCGTCGATGCCTTTGAAGGTGCCATGCCCCAGACCCGTTTCGTACTGGGTAAAGCCATCGACCTGGGCCTGAAGCCTATTGTGGTGGTGAACAAGGTGGACAAAGAGAACTGCCGCCCCGACGAGGTGCACGAGCAGGTTTTTGACCTCATGTTCAACCTGGGTGCCAACGAAGACCAGCTGGACTTCGTGACCCTGTACGGCTCTTCCAAGCAGGGCTGGATGAGCACCGACTGGAAAGTAAAAACCGACAGCATCATTCCGCTGCTCGACGCCGTGGTAGCTTCCATTCCCCCCGCTCCTACCCTGGACGGCACGCCCCAGATGCAGGTTACCTCGCTCGACTACTCGTCGTTCGTGGGCCGTATCGCCATTGGCCGCGTGCACCGCGGCACGCTGAAGGAAGGCGCTAACATGAGCCTGGTGAAGCGTGATGGCACCATCAAGAAAGTAAAAATCAAAGAGCTGCAGGTGTTTGAAGGCCTGGGTCGTACCAAGGTTTCGGAGGTTAGCTCCGGCGAAATCTGCGCCGTAACCGGCATTGAAGGTTTCGATATTGGTGATACGCTGGCCGATGCCGAAAACCCCGAAGGTCTGGCCGTAATCAGCATCGACGAGCCGACGATGAACATGCTGTTCACCATCAACAACTCGCCGTTCTTCGGTAAGGAAGGTAAGTTTGTGACCTCGCGTCACTTGCGTGACCGTCTGTTCAAGGAGACTGAGAAAAACCTGGCGCTGCGCGTAAAGGAAACCGATAAGGAAGACACGTTCCTCGTGTACGGCCGCGGTATTCTTCACTTGTCAGTACTCATCGAGACCATGCGCCGTGAAGGTTTTGAATTGCAGGTAGGCCAGCCCCAGGTACTGTTCCGTGAAGACGACAACGGCAACCGCACCGAGCCCATCGAGCACCTGGTAGTAGACGTACCAGAAGAAACTGCCGGTAAGGTGATTGAGCTGGTGACGATGCGCAAAGGTGAGCTGACCATCATGGAGCCGAAGGGCGACCTGCAGCACCTGGAGTTCAACATTCCCGCTCGTGGCCTGATTGGTTTGCGTAACAACGTGCTGACCGCCACCGCTGGTGAGGCCATCATGAACCACCGCTTTGCTTCCTACGAGCCCTACAAAGGCACTATTCCCGGTCGTATCAGCGGTTCGCTGATTGCTATGGAAACCGGCCCCGGCACCGCCTACACCATCGATAAGATGCAGGACCGTGGCGAGTTCTTCGTGGAGCCCGGTGAGGAAGTGTACGCTGGCCAGGTTATCGGTGAGCACACCCGCCCCAACGACCTGACCATCAACATCCAGAAAGGCAAGAAACTCACGAACATGCGTGCTTCGGGTACGGATGACAACGTGAAGATTGTGCCTAAGCGTCAGTTCTCGCTGGAAGAAGCCATGGAATACATCCAGAAGGATGAGTACCTGGAAGTAACTCCCAAGTCGGTGCGGATGCGTAAGATCCTGCTCGACGAGAACGAGCGTCTGCGCTCGGCCAAGAAAATAGACTAA